One part of the Enterococcus sp. DIV1094 genome encodes these proteins:
- a CDS encoding response regulator transcription factor codes for MKILIADDDKEIVELLSIYVHNEGYEAVKAYDGKEALSKVRTIPDIELLILDIMMPEMDGMQVVKELRKESQIPIIMLTAKTTDMDKIKGLVAGADDYVTKPFNPLEVMARVKSLLRRTKMQVTPDQPDVLEVNALIINKDSHEVKTIDGKEIQLTALEFGILYLLASHPNHVFSADEIFERVWKQESIVSAKTVMVHVSHLRDKIEEATGGEKVIQTVWGVGYKIDAR; via the coding sequence ATGAAAATATTAATCGCAGATGATGACAAGGAAATTGTTGAACTACTTAGTATCTACGTACACAATGAAGGCTACGAAGCAGTAAAAGCCTATGATGGAAAAGAAGCGTTATCGAAAGTAAGAACGATTCCTGATATTGAACTACTTATCTTAGATATCATGATGCCTGAGATGGACGGTATGCAAGTGGTCAAAGAGTTAAGAAAAGAATCACAGATCCCTATCATCATGTTGACGGCAAAAACAACAGATATGGATAAAATCAAGGGCTTGGTAGCTGGCGCAGATGATTATGTGACAAAACCATTTAATCCTCTTGAAGTCATGGCTCGTGTGAAGTCTTTGTTACGTCGCACAAAAATGCAAGTCACACCGGATCAACCGGATGTATTGGAAGTAAATGCGTTGATCATCAATAAAGACTCACATGAAGTCAAAACGATCGATGGAAAAGAGATCCAATTAACTGCCTTAGAATTTGGGATTCTTTACTTACTTGCCAGCCATCCTAATCATGTATTCAGTGCCGACGAGATCTTTGAGCGTGTATGGAAACAAGAAAGTATTGTTTCAGCTAAAACAGTAATGGTCCATGTTAGCCATTTAAGAGATAAGATCGAAGAAGCAACTGGTGGAGAAAAAGTCATTCAAACCGTTTGGGGAGTGGGCTATAAAATTGATGCAAGATAA
- a CDS encoding sensor histidine kinase, with protein sequence MMQDKKVIEKRRRINLTSKEISELLAEGIITIILLLLLNVAMLVIISSIISSSPSLTNAIWDSKNIFAQRLDSDLFWNGRNFIFPIFFLLDVGVLYWRLIRRYRQMQLRHIISELHYIANGNYDHRIPFELSGDLSRVVKSINGLVDSTVAAIEDERKIEKSKDELITNVSHDIRTPLTSIIGYLGLIEDGQYQTEEDLLKYTHTAYIKAKQMKSLVEDLFEYTKVRQPAVPVNFSAFDLIQLTEQLAADFELEASKKDIQIFVESPINSLIMDGDTEKLVRVFNNLLTNALKYGKGATKIIIGIEKLGSEVVVVVKNNGAMIPQQALDNLFDRFYRVEESRSQETGGTGLGLAIAQSIVALHGGYIYAKSDQDWTSFIMHFPLKKNEKLAANPVEHIDGN encoded by the coding sequence TTGATGCAAGATAAAAAAGTGATCGAAAAACGACGCCGGATCAATCTGACATCTAAAGAAATAAGTGAATTATTAGCAGAAGGAATCATTACGATCATCCTTCTGCTTCTATTAAATGTTGCCATGTTAGTGATTATCAGCTCGATCATCAGCAGCTCGCCTTCTTTAACGAACGCCATTTGGGATTCAAAAAATATTTTTGCCCAACGTTTAGATAGCGATTTGTTTTGGAACGGGCGAAATTTCATTTTTCCTATTTTCTTTCTATTAGATGTCGGTGTATTGTACTGGCGTCTGATTCGTCGTTACCGACAAATGCAGTTGCGTCATATCATTAGTGAATTGCATTATATCGCGAATGGAAATTATGACCATCGTATCCCTTTTGAATTAAGTGGCGATCTCAGTCGTGTAGTCAAAAGTATCAATGGCTTAGTGGATAGTACAGTGGCAGCGATCGAAGATGAACGTAAAATCGAAAAATCAAAGGATGAACTGATTACGAACGTCAGTCATGATATCCGTACACCTTTGACTTCGATCATTGGCTATTTAGGCCTGATTGAAGATGGCCAGTACCAAACAGAAGAAGATCTGTTGAAGTACACGCATACAGCTTATATCAAAGCCAAGCAAATGAAATCTTTAGTAGAAGATTTATTTGAATATACAAAAGTCCGGCAACCAGCTGTACCTGTTAATTTTTCTGCATTTGATCTGATTCAATTAACGGAACAATTGGCTGCTGATTTTGAACTTGAAGCTTCGAAAAAGGACATCCAGATTTTTGTTGAATCGCCTATCAATTCTCTGATCATGGATGGTGATACTGAAAAGTTAGTCCGCGTATTCAATAATCTACTGACCAATGCACTAAAATATGGCAAAGGCGCTACAAAAATCATCATTGGCATTGAAAAACTTGGTTCAGAAGTCGTTGTTGTCGTCAAAAACAATGGCGCCATGATTCCACAGCAAGCACTTGATAATCTCTTCGATCGATTTTATCGTGTAGAAGAATCTCGTTCACAGGAAACTGGTGGAACAGGGCTTGGTCTAGCGATTGCACAAAGTATCGTTGCGCTACACGGAGGCTACATCTATGCGAAGTCAGATCAAGATTGGACTTCCTTTATCATGCATTTTCCACTTAAAAAGAATGAAAAGTTAGCGGCTAATCCAGTAGAACATATTGACGGCAACTAA
- the serS gene encoding serine--tRNA ligase, translating into MLDIKMIRQNVDYVQEKLTSRGVNKEILAEFVALDEARRKLLVESEELKKYRNDVSTEIAQLKRNKEDDTDKITEMKEVGGKIKALDEEVAEVDEKLQQIATTLPNLPHDSVPVGKDEDDNVEARRWSEPRQFAFEPKPHWEIAENLGILDFERGAKVSGSRFVYYKGLGARLERALYNFMLDQHVYEHGYTEMMTPYAVNSQAMFGTGQFPKFKEDVFQLAETDLTLIPTAEVPLTNYYSNEILANEDLPIYFTALSPAFRSEAGSAGRDTRGLIRLHQFNKVEMVKFADAEHSYEELEKMTADAEDILKKLHLPYRVMTLSTGDMGFSAAKTYDLEVWIPAQDTYREISSCSNCEDFQARRAMIRYRDADGKIHYAHTLNGSGLAVGRTVAAILENYQNEDGSVTVPEVLVPYMGNLKVIK; encoded by the coding sequence ATGTTAGATATTAAAATGATCCGTCAAAATGTTGATTATGTACAAGAGAAATTGACGTCACGTGGCGTTAATAAAGAAATCTTAGCTGAATTTGTAGCGCTAGATGAAGCTCGTCGAAAATTGTTGGTGGAAAGTGAAGAATTGAAAAAATACCGCAACGATGTATCTACTGAAATCGCTCAATTAAAGCGTAATAAAGAAGATGACACTGATAAGATCACTGAAATGAAAGAAGTCGGTGGAAAAATCAAAGCATTAGATGAAGAAGTAGCAGAAGTCGATGAAAAATTACAACAAATCGCTACAACGTTACCTAACTTGCCTCATGATTCTGTGCCAGTCGGTAAAGATGAAGACGACAATGTGGAAGCTCGTCGTTGGAGTGAACCTCGTCAATTTGCTTTTGAACCAAAGCCTCACTGGGAAATTGCTGAAAATCTAGGTATTCTTGACTTTGAACGTGGTGCAAAAGTATCAGGCAGTCGCTTTGTTTATTATAAAGGACTAGGTGCTCGCTTAGAACGCGCGCTTTATAATTTTATGTTAGATCAACACGTCTATGAACATGGCTATACTGAAATGATGACACCTTATGCTGTAAACAGCCAAGCCATGTTTGGTACTGGTCAATTTCCTAAATTTAAAGAAGATGTTTTCCAATTAGCTGAAACTGACCTAACATTGATCCCAACAGCAGAAGTGCCTTTAACGAACTACTACAGTAATGAAATCTTAGCGAATGAAGATCTTCCTATTTACTTTACTGCACTTAGCCCAGCTTTCCGTTCTGAAGCAGGTAGTGCGGGTCGTGATACCCGTGGATTGATTCGTCTTCATCAATTCAATAAAGTAGAAATGGTAAAATTTGCTGATGCGGAACATTCATATGAAGAACTTGAAAAAATGACTGCTGATGCAGAGGATATTTTGAAAAAACTACATCTACCATACCGCGTCATGACATTATCAACTGGAGATATGGGCTTCTCAGCAGCGAAAACGTACGATTTGGAAGTATGGATTCCTGCGCAAGATACGTATCGTGAAATCAGTTCTTGCTCAAACTGTGAAGATTTCCAAGCACGTCGAGCAATGATCCGTTACCGAGATGCAGATGGAAAAATCCATTATGCGCATACATTGAATGGTTCTGGACTTGCTGTTGGACGTACCGTTGCGGCAATCCTTGAAAACTATCAAAACGAAGATGGTTCTGTTACAGTTCCAGAAGTACTTGTTCCTTACATGGGGAATCTAAAAGTAATCAAATAA
- the guaB gene encoding IMP dehydrogenase, translating to MSNWETKFTKKGFTFDDVLLIPAESHVLPNEVDMSVQLAKNIKLNIPIISASMDTVTDSKMAIAMARQGGLGVIHKNMTISEQADEVRKVKRSESGVIIDPFFLTPQHLVADAEELMSRYRISGVPIVETLENRKLVGIITNRDMRFVTDFHIEISEVMTKENLVTAPVGTSLKDAEKILQQHKIEKLPIVDDAGRLSGLITIKDIEKVIEFPNAAKDEHGRLLVAAAVGVTSDTFERAQALLDAGADAIVIDTAHGHSAGVIRKIQEIRTTFKDATLIAGNVATAEATKALYDVGVDVVKVGIGPGSICTTRVVAGVGVPQLTAIYDAASVARQYGKTIIADGGIKYSGDIVKALAAGGHAVMLGSMLAGTDESPGEFEIYQGRRFKTYRGMGSLGAMEKGSKDRYFQGGTNEANKLVPEGIEGRVAYKGSVADILFQMIGGLKSGMGYVGSATLKQLRDDAQFIQMSGSGLKESHPHDVQITKEAPNYSVES from the coding sequence ATGTCCAACTGGGAAACAAAGTTCACGAAAAAAGGATTTACTTTTGATGATGTCTTATTGATACCAGCAGAAAGTCACGTGTTACCAAACGAAGTGGATATGAGTGTACAATTAGCAAAAAATATCAAATTGAATATTCCTATCATCAGTGCAAGTATGGATACCGTTACTGACAGTAAAATGGCGATCGCTATGGCAAGACAAGGCGGTCTAGGTGTAATCCATAAAAATATGACAATCAGCGAACAAGCAGACGAAGTACGTAAAGTGAAACGTTCTGAAAGTGGCGTGATCATTGACCCATTCTTCTTGACGCCACAACATTTAGTTGCAGATGCAGAAGAGTTGATGAGCAGATACCGTATCAGTGGTGTGCCAATCGTTGAAACATTGGAAAACCGCAAATTAGTAGGAATTATTACAAACCGTGATATGCGTTTTGTTACAGACTTCCATATCGAAATCAGTGAAGTCATGACAAAAGAAAACTTAGTAACAGCCCCAGTAGGTACTTCTCTAAAAGATGCAGAAAAAATCTTGCAACAACATAAAATTGAAAAATTACCGATCGTTGATGACGCAGGCCGATTAAGTGGTTTGATCACGATCAAAGATATCGAAAAAGTAATCGAGTTTCCAAATGCAGCGAAAGATGAACATGGCCGTTTATTGGTAGCTGCAGCAGTTGGTGTGACGAGTGACACATTTGAGCGTGCGCAAGCTTTACTTGATGCTGGTGCCGATGCAATCGTCATCGATACAGCTCATGGACATAGTGCGGGCGTGATCCGTAAAATCCAAGAGATCCGTACAACCTTCAAAGATGCAACATTGATTGCCGGTAATGTGGCAACAGCAGAAGCAACAAAAGCGTTATACGATGTCGGCGTGGACGTTGTGAAAGTAGGTATCGGACCTGGTTCGATTTGTACGACACGTGTCGTTGCGGGTGTAGGTGTTCCTCAATTAACAGCGATTTACGATGCCGCTTCAGTTGCACGTCAATATGGAAAAACCATTATTGCAGATGGCGGGATCAAGTATTCTGGTGATATCGTCAAAGCTTTAGCAGCTGGTGGACATGCGGTCATGTTAGGTAGTATGTTGGCAGGGACAGATGAATCACCAGGTGAATTTGAGATCTATCAAGGTCGTCGTTTCAAAACATATCGTGGAATGGGTTCATTAGGCGCAATGGAAAAAGGTTCAAAAGACCGTTACTTCCAAGGTGGTACGAATGAAGCGAACAAGTTAGTTCCAGAAGGTATTGAAGGTCGCGTAGCTTACAAAGGAAGTGTAGCGGACATTCTCTTCCAAATGATCGGCGGCTTAAAATCAGGGATGGGGTATGTTGGTTCAGCAACCTTAAAACAATTAAGAGATGACGCACAGTTCATTCAAATGAGTGGCAGTGGTCTGAAAGAATCTCATCCACATGATGTACAAATCACTAAAGAAGCACCAAACTACTCTGTAGAATCATAA
- a CDS encoding DUF1129 domain-containing protein, with protein MEAEQLREVVKENAQLEEQLTKRNQQYIFDLKKSLEAANLSEEEKVTALHDMLPVLVSEQKGGKTARQLFGTVSERTEAIINKPVEVKTSSTPMLMWLDNTLLLLGLLSVMIAITGLFSRETTPAYGITTLVLGSAIGGWVFYLMYKYIYQYEYPGADRSKKPGMGKTLLILGGTTLIWVIAFSATTLLPPIVNPLLDPVVIIIIGAAALALRYYLKKKYGIVGSLSVPRR; from the coding sequence ATGGAAGCAGAACAGTTACGAGAAGTCGTAAAAGAAAATGCGCAGTTAGAAGAGCAACTAACAAAACGTAATCAACAATATATTTTTGACTTAAAGAAGTCGCTAGAAGCAGCGAATTTATCAGAAGAAGAAAAAGTAACGGCTTTGCATGATATGTTACCCGTTTTAGTATCTGAGCAAAAAGGTGGGAAAACCGCCCGCCAATTATTTGGAACGGTATCTGAAAGAACAGAAGCAATCATCAATAAACCAGTCGAAGTGAAAACTTCTTCGACGCCAATGTTGATGTGGTTAGATAATACGTTACTCTTACTTGGATTATTAAGTGTGATGATCGCAATCACTGGATTGTTTTCACGTGAAACAACGCCCGCTTACGGCATCACTACGCTTGTCCTAGGTTCGGCTATTGGTGGCTGGGTGTTTTACTTGATGTATAAGTATATTTATCAATATGAGTACCCAGGTGCTGATCGTAGTAAAAAACCTGGAATGGGTAAAACTTTGTTGATCTTAGGTGGAACAACGTTGATTTGGGTCATTGCCTTTTCAGCAACGACGCTATTGCCACCAATCGTTAATCCATTGTTAGATCCAGTAGTGATCATCATCATTGGTGCAGCAGCTCTTGCGTTACGTTACTACTTAAAGAAAAAATATGGCATCGTTGGCAGCCTCTCTGTTCCAAGAAGATAA
- the ychF gene encoding redox-regulated ATPase YchF: MALTAGIVGLPNVGKSTLFNAITKAGAEAANYPFATIDPNIGMVEVPDWRLQRLTELVKPKKTVPTTFEFTDIAGIVKGASKGEGLGNQFLSHIRQVDAICHVVRCFDDDNITHVEGRVDPLADIDTINLELVLADLESVTKRYTRVAKIAKTKDKEAVAELAVLDKIKPVLEDGRSARSIEFTEEEQKIVKSLFLLTTKPILYVANVAEDEVADADANKYVQAVRDFAAEENAEVIVVSARAEEEIAELDDEDKAEFLEALGIEESGLDQLIRAAYDLLGLATYFTAGEQEVRAWTFKKGIKAPQAAGIIHTDFERGFIRAETVSFEDLDQYGTMHAAKEAGRVRLEGKDYVVQDGDVMLFRFNV; encoded by the coding sequence ATGGCATTAACTGCTGGAATTGTGGGCTTACCCAACGTAGGAAAATCAACTTTATTCAATGCAATTACAAAGGCGGGGGCAGAAGCTGCCAACTATCCTTTTGCAACGATCGATCCAAATATCGGGATGGTCGAAGTACCTGATTGGCGTTTACAACGTCTAACAGAGTTAGTAAAACCAAAGAAGACTGTACCAACAACTTTTGAGTTTACCGATATTGCAGGAATCGTAAAGGGTGCAAGTAAAGGTGAAGGACTAGGAAATCAATTTTTAAGTCATATTCGTCAAGTAGATGCGATTTGTCATGTGGTACGTTGTTTTGACGATGACAATATCACTCACGTAGAAGGACGTGTTGATCCCTTAGCCGATATCGATACGATCAATCTAGAACTTGTTTTAGCTGATCTAGAATCCGTAACAAAGCGTTACACACGTGTGGCAAAAATTGCCAAAACAAAAGATAAAGAAGCAGTTGCTGAATTAGCTGTGTTAGATAAAATCAAACCAGTTTTAGAAGACGGACGTTCTGCACGTTCCATCGAATTTACGGAAGAAGAACAAAAAATCGTTAAATCTTTATTCTTATTAACGACAAAGCCTATTTTATATGTGGCTAACGTGGCAGAAGATGAAGTAGCAGATGCAGATGCAAACAAATATGTTCAAGCAGTTCGTGATTTTGCAGCGGAAGAAAATGCAGAAGTGATTGTCGTTAGCGCCAGAGCAGAAGAAGAAATTGCAGAGTTGGACGACGAAGATAAAGCAGAGTTCCTTGAAGCATTAGGAATTGAAGAATCAGGTTTGGATCAATTGATTCGCGCTGCATATGATCTATTAGGATTAGCGACCTATTTTACAGCAGGTGAACAAGAAGTCCGTGCGTGGACATTCAAAAAAGGAATCAAAGCACCACAAGCTGCTGGAATCATCCATACCGATTTTGAACGTGGCTTTATCCGTGCAGAAACAGTCTCTTTTGAAGATTTAGACCAATACGGTACGATGCACGCAGCGAAAGAAGCTGGACGTGTACGATTGGAAGGGAAAGATTATGTCGTTCAAGATGGCGATGTTATGTTATTCCGTTTTAATGTATAA
- a CDS encoding DUF951 domain-containing protein: MYDLHDIVEMKKPHACQTNRWEIIRMGADIKIKCMNCGHIVMMTRREFEKKMKKVLEKNVEKE; this comes from the coding sequence ATGTACGACTTACATGATATCGTAGAAATGAAAAAACCTCATGCTTGTCAAACGAACCGTTGGGAGATCATCCGAATGGGCGCTGATATTAAGATCAAATGTATGAATTGTGGTCATATCGTGATGATGACCCGTCGAGAATTTGAGAAAAAGATGAAAAAAGTACTTGAAAAAAATGTAGAGAAAGAGTGA
- a CDS encoding ParB/RepB/Spo0J family partition protein, with amino-acid sequence MKKSKGLGRGIDALFQDLENLETVNVKDETVIQLPLNELRPNPYQPRKTFEEVSLQELANSIEYSGVFQPIIVRRSSVKGYEIIAGERRFRASKLAGKETIPAIVRDFDEEAMMQVAVLENLQREDLNPLEEAEAYEMLMKNLKLTQAEVASRLGKSRPYIANYLRLLTLPDLVKEMVQDQRLSMGQARTLLGLKNKQLILKLANRVVTENLTVRQLEQLVSELNQNDGQEKKKIPRLAKEKPYYIRESEDRLMDKFGTSVAIQEKNGKGKIEIEYLSQNDLTRILDILNIQFDEE; translated from the coding sequence GTGAAGAAAAGTAAAGGACTAGGTCGGGGAATCGATGCGCTGTTTCAAGATTTAGAAAATCTAGAGACAGTGAACGTGAAAGATGAGACCGTCATTCAGTTGCCACTAAATGAATTGCGTCCTAATCCATATCAACCACGTAAAACATTTGAAGAAGTATCATTGCAAGAATTAGCAAATTCGATCGAGTACTCTGGTGTCTTCCAACCAATCATCGTTCGTCGTTCTTCGGTGAAAGGTTATGAGATCATCGCAGGTGAACGACGCTTCCGTGCGTCTAAGTTAGCTGGAAAAGAAACGATTCCCGCAATCGTAAGAGATTTCGACGAAGAGGCAATGATGCAAGTTGCTGTGTTAGAAAACTTACAACGCGAGGACTTGAATCCTTTAGAAGAAGCAGAAGCTTACGAGATGTTGATGAAGAACTTGAAATTGACTCAAGCTGAAGTCGCAAGTCGCTTAGGAAAAAGCCGTCCTTACATCGCAAACTATTTACGATTATTGACGTTGCCTGATTTAGTGAAAGAAATGGTCCAAGATCAACGATTGTCTATGGGGCAAGCTCGGACATTACTTGGATTGAAAAATAAACAGCTGATATTAAAGTTAGCAAATCGTGTTGTGACAGAGAATCTAACGGTTCGTCAATTAGAACAACTTGTTTCAGAACTGAATCAAAATGACGGACAAGAAAAGAAAAAAATCCCACGTTTAGCTAAGGAAAAACCGTACTATATCCGTGAGAGTGAAGATCGCTTGATGGATAAATTTGGAACAAGTGTTGCGATCCAAGAAAAGAATGGTAAAGGTAAGATTGAAATTGAATACCTTTCACAAAATGATTTGACTAGGATTCTTGATATTCTAAATATTCAATTTGATGAAGAATAA
- a CDS encoding ParA family protein produces the protein MAQIISVANQKGGVGKTTTTVNLGACLASLGKQVLLVDMDAQGNATSGVGIRKPDVTQDIYDVLVNELPIAEATIATEHENLSIVPATLQLAGAEIELTSMMARESRLKSSLAEVNEQYDYILIDCPPSLGHLTINSFTASDSILIPVQCEYYALEGLSQLLNTVRLVQKHFNPELEIEGVLLTMYDARTNLGNEVVEEVRKYFREKVYDTVIPRNIRLSEAPSHGKPIIDYDPRSRGAEVYQALAKEVVDREEK, from the coding sequence ATGGCACAAATTATATCCGTTGCAAATCAAAAAGGCGGCGTTGGTAAGACAACGACAACTGTAAATCTAGGCGCTTGTTTAGCCAGTTTAGGCAAACAAGTGTTGTTAGTGGATATGGATGCACAAGGAAATGCAACAAGCGGAGTAGGCATTCGTAAACCTGATGTGACACAAGATATCTATGATGTATTAGTCAATGAGTTGCCAATTGCCGAAGCGACAATTGCTACTGAACATGAAAACTTGAGTATTGTGCCTGCCACTCTTCAATTAGCAGGAGCAGAGATTGAATTGACTTCAATGATGGCAAGAGAATCACGTCTAAAAAGTTCATTGGCTGAAGTCAACGAGCAATACGATTATATTTTAATCGATTGCCCACCTTCTTTAGGACACCTTACGATCAACTCATTTACTGCCAGTGATTCGATTTTGATTCCTGTACAGTGTGAATACTATGCGTTAGAAGGATTAAGTCAACTACTGAATACCGTTCGCTTAGTACAAAAGCATTTCAACCCTGAGTTAGAAATCGAAGGGGTACTATTAACGATGTACGATGCCCGTACAAATCTAGGCAATGAAGTGGTAGAAGAAGTACGGAAATATTTCCGTGAAAAAGTGTATGACACAGTGATTCCTCGGAATATCCGTTTGTCAGAAGCACCAAGTCACGGAAAACCAATCATTGATTATGATCCGCGTTCCAGAGGGGCTGAAGTGTATCAAGCATTAGCAAAGGAAGTGGTCGATCGTGAAGAAAAGTAA
- the rsmG gene encoding 16S rRNA (guanine(527)-N(7))-methyltransferase RsmG, whose protein sequence is MTPEEFRQVLAEKDIHLSDKQMAQFDRYFHLLVEWNEKMNLTAITEREEVYLKHFYDSLTLAFDVDFSTGLSLCDVGSGAGFPSIPLKIAFPELQITIVDSLNKRITFLTELTNQLEIDASLYHDRAETFGQNPQFRASFDFVTARAVARLNVLTELCLPLVKQEGYFYALKAAKSEEELAEAKPAIAQLGGKFIGEQAIELPKTSDKRHILIIQKKKPTPKKYPRKPGLPNKQPIK, encoded by the coding sequence ATGACACCAGAAGAATTTCGCCAAGTCTTGGCAGAAAAAGACATTCATTTATCCGATAAACAAATGGCGCAGTTCGACCGTTATTTTCATTTATTAGTTGAGTGGAATGAAAAAATGAATTTGACGGCGATCACTGAACGAGAAGAAGTCTATTTAAAACACTTTTACGATTCGTTGACGTTGGCGTTTGATGTTGATTTTTCAACTGGCCTGTCTTTATGTGACGTTGGTTCCGGCGCTGGATTTCCGAGTATTCCTTTAAAAATCGCTTTTCCTGAGCTACAAATAACGATTGTTGATTCCTTGAATAAGCGAATCACCTTTTTGACTGAACTGACCAATCAATTAGAAATCGATGCGTCTCTTTACCATGATCGAGCAGAAACATTCGGACAAAATCCGCAATTTCGTGCATCGTTTGATTTTGTAACCGCTCGTGCAGTGGCTCGTTTGAACGTATTGACGGAGCTGTGCTTACCGTTAGTAAAACAAGAGGGCTATTTCTATGCATTGAAAGCTGCGAAAAGCGAAGAAGAACTAGCAGAAGCAAAACCGGCGATTGCTCAATTAGGTGGTAAATTCATTGGAGAACAAGCGATTGAATTACCTAAAACCTCCGATAAACGCCACATTTTGATCATCCAGAAAAAGAAACCAACACCGAAGAAGTATCCAAGAAAACCTGGCTTGCCGAATAAGCAACCAATCAAGTAG
- a CDS encoding VanZ family protein: MELQLFSWVKDLISGDPMIVLFNFLMFLPLGWMLPLSWKSSFLVILSVLGVEWIQYFFYLGIFDMGDVFVNTCGFLLGACIHRFLISRLDIQVSSFLHK, from the coding sequence ATGGAACTCCAACTTTTTTCGTGGGTAAAGGATTTGATTTCCGGCGATCCAATGATTGTTCTGTTTAATTTTTTGATGTTTCTCCCGCTAGGCTGGATGTTACCATTAAGTTGGAAGAGTAGTTTTTTGGTCATTTTATCTGTTTTAGGAGTTGAATGGATTCAATATTTCTTTTACCTAGGAATCTTTGATATGGGCGATGTTTTTGTAAATACTTGTGGGTTTCTTTTAGGTGCTTGTATACATAGGTTTCTGATCAGTCGATTGGATATTCAGGTTTCTTCTTTTTTACATAAGTGA
- a CDS encoding Abi family protein, translated as MQNYNNFQEVKAIYDFDIEVKTIFYPLLVRIETSLKNRLIDYLVKDDNSDMESIYQNKLNDYEAKPVGNKEYKKYLNKKLELRNKIDSTIAYNYSKGHPCIQHFFHSSKPLPLWAYFEVTTMGEFGNFISCMNISYRIEFTQDMNMHHTGFNQNGRMLENIIFCLTGIRNATMHNSMIFDCRFNNSNFSSQLIKYLENCTGIKNIDFESIVDFLVLLIFLMKKQYTTKTELNRVVSQFDKKRELLYTSIPMKAYSEILGTDARKKIEGLKEYISNG; from the coding sequence TTGCAAAATTATAATAATTTTCAGGAAGTGAAAGCTATCTATGATTTTGATATAGAAGTAAAAACAATATTTTATCCATTACTAGTAAGAATTGAAACATCATTAAAAAATCGTTTAATTGATTATTTAGTCAAGGATGACAATTCTGATATGGAAAGTATTTATCAAAATAAATTAAATGATTATGAGGCAAAACCTGTAGGTAATAAAGAATATAAAAAATATTTAAATAAAAAATTGGAGTTACGGAACAAAATAGACAGTACTATTGCGTATAACTACTCTAAAGGACATCCGTGTATTCAGCATTTTTTCCATAGCAGTAAACCACTTCCATTATGGGCATACTTTGAAGTAACAACTATGGGTGAGTTTGGAAATTTTATCTCTTGTATGAATATTTCATATAGAATTGAATTTACTCAAGATATGAATATGCATCATACTGGTTTTAATCAGAATGGTAGAATGTTAGAAAATATAATTTTCTGTTTAACAGGTATTAGAAATGCAACAATGCATAATTCTATGATTTTTGATTGCAGATTTAATAACAGTAATTTCTCTTCTCAACTTATAAAATATTTAGAAAATTGTACAGGGATTAAAAACATTGATTTTGAAAGCATAGTAGATTTTTTAGTATTGCTTATATTTTTAATGAAGAAGCAATATACGACAAAAACAGAACTAAACCGTGTGGTATCACAGTTTGATAAGAAGAGAGAACTTCTATATACCTCTATTCCAATGAAAGCCTACAGTGAGATACTAGGAACAGATGCTAGAAAGAAAATAGAGGGGTTAAAAGAGTATATTTCAAATGGTTAG